The proteins below are encoded in one region of Pseudoduganella armeniaca:
- a CDS encoding RlmE family RNA methyltransferase → MAKNKLNKNWLHDHINDPYVKAAQKDGYRARAAYKLKEIDEDEKLIKPGQVIVDLGCTPGSWGQYTRRKLAGKEGGGINGTIIGLDILPMEPIADMHFLQGDFREQEVLDRLGEVLQGRKADLVLSDMAPNLSGIATADAARMEDLIDLAIEFSQMHLKPGGALLVKCFKDMGFSQIVEKFRHEFKTVMQKKPKASRDKSSEIFLLGRGLKHPVEKSREIA, encoded by the coding sequence ATGGCAAAGAACAAATTAAACAAAAACTGGTTGCACGACCATATTAACGATCCGTACGTGAAGGCCGCCCAGAAGGACGGCTACCGCGCCCGTGCCGCCTACAAGCTCAAGGAGATCGACGAGGACGAAAAGCTGATCAAGCCCGGCCAGGTCATCGTCGACCTCGGCTGCACACCCGGCAGCTGGGGCCAGTACACCCGGCGCAAGCTGGCTGGCAAGGAGGGCGGCGGCATCAACGGCACCATCATCGGCCTGGACATCCTGCCGATGGAGCCGATCGCCGACATGCATTTCCTGCAAGGCGACTTCCGCGAGCAGGAAGTGCTGGACCGGCTGGGCGAAGTGTTGCAGGGCCGCAAAGCGGACCTGGTGCTGTCGGACATGGCGCCCAACCTGTCCGGCATCGCCACGGCGGACGCGGCACGCATGGAAGACCTGATCGACCTGGCCATTGAGTTTTCGCAAATGCACCTGAAACCGGGTGGCGCATTGTTGGTGAAGTGTTTCAAGGACATGGGGTTTTCCCAGATCGTCGAGAAGTTCCGGCATGAATTCAAGACGGTCATGCAGAAAAAGCCGAAAGCGAGCCGCGATAAATCGTCCGAAATCTTCCTGCTGGGACGGGGATTGAAACATCCCGTCGAAAAAAGCCGCGAAATCGCCTGA
- a CDS encoding DUF4149 domain-containing protein — MLAKVRLLVAVVWAGSLWTVGYLVAPTLFATLSDRVLAGTIAGSMFHMEALLSLGCAAALLLLLRVGTDGWTAQRRRTVLALIAAMALCTVVSHFGLQPMMAELKAAAGPDGVMASAGKERFGMLHGISSMIYLVQSVLAGWLILKQ; from the coding sequence ATGCTGGCCAAGGTCCGGCTGCTGGTCGCGGTGGTCTGGGCCGGCAGCCTGTGGACGGTCGGCTACCTGGTGGCGCCGACCCTGTTCGCCACGTTGTCCGACCGCGTCCTGGCCGGCACGATTGCCGGCAGCATGTTCCATATGGAGGCGCTGCTGTCGCTGGGCTGCGCGGCCGCGCTGCTGCTGCTTTTGCGAGTCGGTACCGACGGCTGGACGGCGCAGCGGCGCCGCACGGTGCTGGCGCTGATCGCCGCGATGGCATTGTGCACGGTGGTCAGCCACTTCGGCCTGCAGCCGATGATGGCGGAACTGAAGGCCGCGGCAGGTCCGGATGGGGTGATGGCATCCGCCGGCAAGGAGCGCTTCGGCATGCTGCACGGCATTTCCAGCATGATCTACCTGGTGCAGAGCGTGCTGGCGGGCTGGCTGATCCTGAAGCAGTAG
- a CDS encoding DUF3857 domain-containing transglutaminase family protein, with protein MIIPFILLSRIVARWLLVFPSWKYFSRFCGGHFLLLAGPLIINTNSAIAAQQPADYISGVTYERLRVDYDINADGTYTKTWEAVRRIDTDSGAQKESTYSIYYKDSLEEVRISHAYVIDEAGQRTDVGQDAILRQLPKASPETATFTDVHSVAVVFPNVRPGARLYLKYHLVRLRPDFAGVFSVIDWYSIHAKRLDYQYTFKAPVALGLQVQATDMEVEKTRAGKVDIWRARGGVTSPVAPERGSIAAINYSPRIVASSLASHAEFAKRYAALNLDAAEPPAEVAALAERLTKGVVDRRAQASTLYRWVATNIRYVGVQVGAGSWQARPAAQVLRNGYGDCKGHVALLRMLLKAKGIASDGVLLNMGSEWWEAAPAAPQAYNHIIVFIPELDVFLDSTQKDAPFGVLTPDVAGKNGLLVDGATRIRIAPIASTGYVNVSTSQHLTLRDDGSIAGTSTITHRGISAMLNRASFAAIKQVPDVEVVKAILQQDGERGTGTIARPQIDSLSESSETRVDFELAAKSMSRPHGDLATTRGLLFGGIGSFVRAALGPEKRLDYPCPPVVYSENTAVSLHAGMTLSRLPQDVVLEPTDAVPIAYRSQYRISGNSLTIARTLRVTPSGPVCKASVYNDSIPVIRRIEQDINSVIAYQWSAKPEAHTGQSSYGGQ; from the coding sequence ATGATAATCCCCTTCATTCTTTTATCTAGAATTGTAGCGCGTTGGCTACTCGTTTTTCCCAGTTGGAAATATTTTTCGCGATTTTGCGGTGGGCACTTCTTGCTGCTCGCTGGGCCGCTCATTATAAACACAAATTCTGCCATTGCAGCGCAGCAGCCTGCGGATTATATTTCTGGTGTTACTTACGAGCGCCTGCGAGTCGATTACGACATCAACGCCGACGGTACGTACACGAAAACATGGGAGGCAGTTCGTCGGATCGATACCGACTCGGGCGCGCAGAAGGAAAGTACCTACTCCATCTATTACAAGGATAGTTTGGAAGAGGTTCGGATCAGTCATGCCTACGTAATAGACGAGGCCGGTCAGCGAACCGACGTCGGCCAGGACGCCATCCTTCGACAATTGCCGAAAGCGAGTCCGGAAACGGCCACGTTTACAGATGTTCACTCGGTCGCAGTGGTTTTTCCGAATGTGCGGCCGGGTGCCCGCCTGTACTTGAAATATCACCTGGTCAGGCTGCGTCCGGACTTCGCGGGAGTGTTTAGCGTAATCGACTGGTATTCCATCCATGCGAAGCGCCTCGATTACCAATACACGTTCAAGGCCCCGGTCGCACTTGGGCTGCAAGTCCAGGCAACCGACATGGAGGTCGAAAAAACGCGCGCTGGCAAAGTGGATATATGGCGTGCACGGGGCGGAGTGACCAGCCCGGTAGCCCCTGAACGCGGCAGTATCGCAGCCATCAACTACAGTCCCCGGATTGTCGCCAGCTCGTTGGCTAGTCATGCCGAATTCGCCAAGCGGTATGCCGCACTGAACCTGGATGCCGCCGAGCCCCCGGCGGAGGTCGCCGCACTCGCGGAGCGTCTGACGAAGGGTGTCGTGGATCGACGTGCACAGGCCTCCACACTATACCGCTGGGTCGCAACCAATATCCGTTACGTCGGTGTACAGGTTGGCGCCGGGAGTTGGCAAGCGCGCCCGGCTGCCCAAGTACTGCGCAACGGCTACGGCGATTGCAAAGGCCATGTTGCCCTGCTGAGAATGCTGTTGAAAGCCAAGGGCATCGCCAGTGATGGTGTGCTGCTCAATATGGGATCCGAATGGTGGGAAGCGGCACCCGCCGCGCCGCAAGCGTATAACCACATCATCGTATTTATTCCGGAACTGGACGTCTTCCTCGACTCGACCCAGAAAGACGCGCCCTTTGGCGTACTGACACCGGACGTGGCGGGAAAGAACGGTTTGCTGGTCGACGGCGCCACCCGTATCCGGATCGCCCCGATCGCCTCCACTGGCTATGTCAACGTGAGTACCTCGCAACATCTCACGCTGAGGGACGACGGCTCAATAGCCGGCACCTCGACGATCACCCATCGGGGTATATCGGCAATGCTCAATCGGGCGTCGTTTGCCGCGATCAAGCAAGTACCGGATGTCGAGGTGGTAAAGGCAATCCTCCAGCAGGACGGCGAACGTGGGACGGGCACAATCGCCCGACCGCAAATTGACAGTCTGTCAGAAAGTTCTGAAACTCGAGTTGATTTCGAGCTCGCAGCCAAATCCATGAGCCGGCCTCACGGGGATCTCGCCACCACACGTGGCTTACTGTTCGGCGGCATCGGATCGTTCGTCCGCGCGGCGTTGGGCCCGGAAAAACGCCTGGATTACCCATGTCCTCCGGTCGTGTACAGTGAAAACACGGCAGTCTCCCTGCATGCAGGGATGACACTGTCGCGGCTGCCACAAGACGTCGTGCTCGAACCGACCGACGCCGTACCGATTGCCTATCGCTCCCAATACCGTATCAGCGGGAACAGCCTTACTATCGCTCGCACGCTACGCGTTACGCCATCAGGGCCAGTGTGTAAGGCATCCGTATATAATGATTCGATCCCAGTCATACGCCGTATCGAGCAAGATATTAACTCCGTTATCGCGTATCAGTGGTCAGCCAAACCGGAGGCTCATACTGGTCAATCATCCTACGGCGGTCAATGA
- the yhbY gene encoding ribosome assembly RNA-binding protein YhbY produces MLTLTPVERSALRAEAHALKPIVLIGEAGLTEAVMKEIDLGLDSHGLIKVRVFGDDREARIEMYERICAELEAAPVQHIGKLLVLYRPKKEVEKARAAKAGKGMRMVTIVKPSASGTKKPTVSKVMLKGNERVTEGGTIKRAKKRQTSTKKTILG; encoded by the coding sequence ATGTTGACACTGACACCCGTTGAGCGCAGCGCCCTGCGCGCAGAAGCCCACGCGCTCAAGCCTATCGTCCTCATTGGGGAAGCCGGCCTGACGGAAGCCGTAATGAAGGAAATCGACCTGGGCCTCGATTCGCACGGCCTGATCAAGGTGCGCGTCTTCGGCGACGACCGCGAAGCCCGCATCGAAATGTACGAACGCATCTGCGCCGAACTGGAAGCGGCGCCCGTGCAGCACATCGGCAAGCTGCTCGTCCTGTACCGCCCGAAAAAGGAAGTGGAAAAAGCACGTGCCGCCAAGGCCGGCAAGGGCATGCGCATGGTCACCATCGTCAAGCCCAGCGCTTCCGGCACCAAGAAGCCGACCGTCAGCAAGGTCATGCTGAAGGGCAACGAGCGCGTCACCGAAGGCGGTACCATCAAGCGCGCCAAGAAGCGCCAGACCAGCACCAAGAAAACCATCCTGGGCTGA
- the folP gene encoding dihydropteroate synthase produces the protein MPHFSFGRFNFPRERTLVMGILNVTPDSFSDGGQFAALDFAISHAEQMIRDGVDIIDVGGESTRPGAPAVPLEEELRRVLPVLFALRDCGKAISVDTYKPELMREAVLAGVDMINDINAFRAPGAIEAVRESDCALCIMHMLDKPATMQDKPVYTDVVREVTGFLHERIGALTSAGIDRSRLWIDPGFGFGKTVEHNYALLKAGRQMVAELGVPLLAGLSRKSMIGAVTGKPVEQRLAGSLGGALAAVAHGAGIVRVHDVAETVDALKVWQAAQ, from the coding sequence ATGCCGCATTTCTCGTTTGGCCGCTTCAATTTCCCGCGCGAGCGCACGCTCGTCATGGGCATCCTCAACGTGACACCCGACTCGTTCTCCGACGGCGGCCAATTTGCCGCGCTCGACTTTGCGATCTCGCATGCGGAACAGATGATCCGCGACGGCGTCGACATCATTGATGTCGGCGGCGAATCGACGCGGCCAGGCGCGCCGGCCGTGCCGCTGGAAGAAGAGCTGCGCCGCGTATTGCCCGTGCTGTTCGCACTGCGCGATTGCGGCAAGGCCATCTCCGTCGATACGTACAAGCCCGAACTGATGCGCGAAGCCGTGCTGGCCGGGGTGGACATGATCAACGACATCAATGCCTTCCGCGCACCCGGCGCGATCGAGGCCGTGCGCGAAAGCGATTGTGCCCTGTGCATCATGCATATGCTTGACAAACCTGCAACAATGCAGGATAAACCCGTGTACACCGACGTGGTGCGCGAGGTAACAGGCTTCCTGCATGAACGCATCGGCGCGCTGACGTCCGCGGGGATTGATCGTAGTCGCCTGTGGATCGATCCTGGCTTTGGCTTCGGCAAGACGGTCGAGCATAATTATGCCTTGTTGAAGGCTGGCCGCCAGATGGTGGCCGAGCTTGGGGTGCCGCTGCTGGCGGGACTGTCGCGCAAATCGATGATCGGCGCCGTCACCGGCAAACCTGTCGAGCAGCGCCTGGCCGGCAGCCTTGGTGGCGCGTTGGCGGCGGTAGCGCACGGTGCCGGCATCGTGCGGGTGCACGATGTGGCCGAAACGGTCGATGCCCTGAAAGTGTGGCAAGCGGCCCAGTGA
- the glmM gene encoding phosphoglucosamine mutase, translating to MARKYFGTDGVRGLVGVAPITPDFVMRLGYAAGKVLAKTATPGMARPTVLIGKDTRISGYMLEAALEAGFAAAGVDVMLAGPMPTPAIAYLTRALRLSAGVVISASHNPFQDNGIKFFSERGTKLPDAVELDIEAQIDLPMECVPSEKLGRAKRLEDAQGRYIEFCKSTFPNELDLRGLKIVVDSAHGAAYNIAPHVFHELGAEVISIGNKPDGFNINEGHGATAPKAMAAAVLAHDADLGIALDGDADRLIMCDANGRLYNGDELLYVMVMDRLATGEVKGAVGTLMTNMALEVAFKEKGIGFARAKVGDRYVLEVMQEKGWILGGEGSGHLLALDKHTTGDGIVSALQVLSALKRADKTLAQIAGELELFPQTLINVRVPAGFDWQKNAAMVAEKEAVERELGDTGRVLIRASGTEPLIRVMVEAKDATRAQTLARRIADKVEVPLAA from the coding sequence ATGGCACGCAAATATTTCGGCACCGATGGTGTCCGTGGACTCGTCGGCGTAGCGCCGATCACACCGGATTTCGTCATGCGGCTGGGCTATGCCGCCGGCAAGGTGCTGGCGAAGACGGCAACGCCGGGCATGGCGCGCCCAACCGTCCTGATCGGCAAGGACACGCGTATTTCCGGCTATATGCTGGAGGCGGCGCTGGAGGCGGGCTTCGCGGCCGCCGGCGTGGACGTGATGCTGGCAGGCCCGATGCCGACGCCGGCGATCGCCTACCTGACGCGCGCGCTGCGCCTGTCCGCGGGTGTCGTGATCTCGGCATCGCATAATCCGTTCCAGGACAACGGCATCAAGTTCTTCTCCGAACGGGGCACCAAGCTGCCGGATGCCGTCGAGCTCGACATCGAGGCGCAGATCGACCTGCCGATGGAATGCGTGCCTTCCGAAAAGCTGGGCCGCGCCAAGCGCCTGGAAGACGCCCAGGGCCGTTACATCGAATTCTGCAAGAGCACGTTCCCGAACGAGCTGGACCTGCGCGGCCTGAAGATCGTCGTCGACAGCGCCCACGGCGCCGCCTACAACATCGCCCCGCACGTGTTCCACGAGCTGGGCGCCGAGGTGATCTCGATCGGCAACAAGCCGGACGGTTTCAACATCAACGAAGGCCATGGCGCCACGGCACCGAAGGCGATGGCCGCCGCCGTGCTGGCCCACGACGCCGACCTGGGCATCGCGCTGGACGGCGATGCCGACCGCCTGATCATGTGCGACGCCAACGGCCGCCTGTACAACGGCGACGAGCTGCTGTATGTAATGGTCATGGACCGTCTGGCCACCGGCGAGGTGAAGGGCGCCGTCGGCACCCTGATGACGAACATGGCGCTGGAAGTGGCGTTCAAGGAAAAGGGCATCGGCTTCGCGCGCGCCAAGGTGGGCGACCGCTACGTGCTGGAAGTGATGCAGGAAAAGGGCTGGATCCTGGGCGGCGAGGGCAGCGGCCACCTGCTGGCGCTGGACAAGCACACGACCGGCGACGGCATCGTCTCCGCGCTGCAGGTGCTGTCGGCCCTGAAGCGCGCCGACAAGACGCTGGCGCAGATCGCCGGCGAGCTGGAGCTGTTCCCGCAGACGCTGATCAACGTGCGCGTGCCGGCCGGCTTCGACTGGCAGAAGAATGCCGCGATGGTGGCCGAGAAGGAAGCCGTCGAGCGCGAGCTGGGCGACACGGGCCGCGTGCTGATCCGCGCCTCCGGCACGGAGCCCCTGATCCGCGTCATGGTGGAAGCCAAGGACGCGACGCGCGCGCAAACCCTGGCCCGCCGCATCGCCGACAAGGTCGAGGTACCGCTGGCCGCCTGA
- the ftsH gene encoding ATP-dependent zinc metalloprotease FtsH, with amino-acid sequence MNNMFSKSAIWVVVALLLFMLFKQFDSHSISGGSKTIAYSDLLDEIKAKRIKDLVIEGNSITATKVDDTRVRTTSTYLDRGLIGDLRDNGVRFDVRPPEEPSFLQQVFVSWFPMLLLIGVWIFFMRQMQGGGKGGAFSFGKSKARMLDETNNTVTFADVAGCDEAKEEVTEIVDFLRDPTKFQKLGGRIPRGVLMVGPPGTGKTLLARAIAGEAKVPFFSISGSDFVEMFVGVGASRVRDMFENAKKHSPCIIFIDEIDAVGRHRGAGMGGGNDEREQTLNQLLVEMDGFEASSGVIVIAATNRADVLDKALLRPGRFDRQVSVGLPDIRGREQILNVHMRKVPIGTDVKADILARGTPGFSGADLANLVNEAALFAARRSKRLVDMQDFEDAKDKIFMGPERKSMVIREEERRNTAYHESGHAVVAKLLPKADPVHKVTIMPRGWALGLTWQLPEHDKISGYKDKMLEEISILFGGRIAEEIFVGQMSTGASNDFSRATKLARSMVTRFGMSDSLGVMVYEDEQNEGFLGGSNKTISEATQQKVDAEIRNILDTQYALARKLLEENRDKVEMMTKALLDWETIDADQINDIMAGHEPRPPKAGVTLRKKPSDDGPTASPNVTAQPKGP; translated from the coding sequence GTGAATAACATGTTTTCCAAGTCCGCCATCTGGGTCGTCGTCGCCCTGCTGTTATTTATGCTGTTCAAGCAATTTGACAGCCACAGCATTTCCGGCGGCAGCAAGACCATCGCGTACTCCGACCTGCTCGACGAGATCAAGGCGAAGCGCATCAAGGACCTGGTCATCGAAGGCAACAGCATCACGGCGACCAAGGTGGACGACACGCGCGTGCGTACCACGTCCACTTACCTCGACCGTGGCCTGATCGGCGACCTGCGCGACAACGGCGTGCGCTTCGACGTGCGTCCGCCGGAAGAGCCGTCGTTCCTGCAGCAAGTGTTCGTGTCCTGGTTCCCGATGCTGCTCCTGATCGGCGTCTGGATCTTCTTCATGCGCCAGATGCAGGGCGGCGGCAAGGGCGGGGCGTTCTCGTTCGGCAAGTCGAAGGCCCGCATGCTGGACGAAACCAACAACACCGTCACGTTCGCGGACGTGGCCGGCTGCGACGAAGCCAAGGAAGAAGTGACGGAGATCGTCGACTTCCTGCGCGACCCCACCAAGTTCCAGAAACTGGGCGGCCGTATTCCCCGCGGCGTGCTGATGGTCGGTCCTCCGGGCACCGGTAAAACGCTGCTGGCCCGTGCCATCGCCGGCGAAGCGAAAGTGCCGTTCTTCTCGATTTCCGGTTCCGACTTCGTCGAGATGTTCGTCGGCGTGGGTGCCTCCCGCGTGCGCGACATGTTCGAGAACGCGAAAAAGCACTCGCCATGCATCATCTTCATCGACGAGATCGACGCCGTCGGTCGCCATCGTGGCGCCGGCATGGGCGGCGGTAACGACGAGCGCGAGCAGACGCTGAACCAGCTGCTGGTCGAGATGGACGGTTTCGAGGCGTCCTCCGGCGTCATCGTCATCGCCGCCACCAACCGTGCGGACGTGCTGGACAAGGCGCTGCTGCGTCCGGGCCGCTTCGACCGCCAGGTTTCCGTGGGCCTGCCGGACATCCGCGGCCGCGAGCAGATCCTGAACGTGCACATGCGTAAGGTGCCGATCGGCACCGACGTGAAAGCCGACATCCTGGCCCGCGGCACCCCGGGCTTCTCCGGTGCCGACCTGGCCAACCTGGTCAACGAGGCCGCGCTGTTCGCCGCGCGCCGCAGCAAGCGCCTGGTGGACATGCAGGACTTCGAAGATGCCAAGGACAAGATCTTCATGGGTCCGGAGCGCAAGTCGATGGTGATCCGCGAGGAAGAGCGCCGCAACACGGCGTATCACGAGTCCGGCCACGCCGTCGTCGCCAAGCTGCTGCCGAAGGCCGACCCCGTGCACAAGGTCACGATCATGCCGCGCGGCTGGGCCCTGGGCTTGACCTGGCAGCTGCCGGAGCATGACAAGATTTCGGGCTACAAGGACAAGATGCTGGAAGAGATTTCGATCCTGTTCGGCGGCCGCATCGCCGAGGAGATCTTCGTCGGCCAGATGTCCACCGGTGCCTCGAACGACTTCTCCCGTGCCACCAAGCTGGCGCGCTCGATGGTGACGCGCTTCGGCATGTCCGATTCGCTGGGCGTGATGGTGTACGAGGACGAGCAGAACGAAGGCTTCCTGGGCGGCAGCAACAAGACGATCTCGGAAGCCACGCAGCAAAAGGTCGACGCGGAAATCCGCAACATCCTCGACACGCAGTACGCGCTGGCGCGCAAGCTGCTGGAAGAGAACCGCGACAAGGTCGAGATGATGACCAAGGCGCTGCTGGACTGGGAAACGATCGACGCCGACCAGATCAACGACATCATGGCCGGCCACGAGCCCCGTCCGCCGAAAGCCGGCGTGACCTTGCGCAAGAAGCCGAGCGACGACGGCCCGACCGCGTCGCCCAACGTCACCGCCCAGCCTAAAGGCCCGTAG